One genomic segment of Terrihabitans soli includes these proteins:
- the ccoG gene encoding cytochrome c oxidase accessory protein CcoG: MISLVINHAKDRPASHDNDEGPLYAGRQKIFPNAVHGKFRRIKTALLIVTLGIYYFLPFVRWDRGPDAPGQAVLVDFAHQRFYFFFIEIWPQEVYYITGLLILAALALFLMNAVGGRVWCGYLCPQTVWTDLFLAVERFVEGDRRSRIRLENAPWSVAKLIRRSVKHTIWLAIAWWTGGAWVLYFADAPTLVHQLATLTAPPMAWIWIGILTATTYTLAGHMREQVCTYMCPWPRIQAALTDEDALTVTYRYDRGEPRGHYKKNEALRLAGLPAGDCVDCFQCLHACPTGVDIRDGNQLACVNCGLCVDACDSVMTKLNRPTGLIAYDNDANIRRRLAGEKEVRRIVRPRTILYAGLILFVAGIMAFALGTREVSGISVLHDRNPVYIRLSDGTIRNGYTLRLLNKLGTEARFALSVTGLNGAEIEAVGIAETESGRPVVMVRPDQTQEVRLLVTYRDELPPQASIRIGIVATPVSGGEAAIAYDYFKGP, translated from the coding sequence ATGATCAGCCTTGTCATCAATCACGCGAAGGATCGTCCGGCGTCGCACGACAATGACGAGGGGCCGCTTTATGCCGGCCGCCAGAAGATTTTCCCGAATGCGGTGCATGGCAAGTTCCGGCGCATCAAGACCGCCCTTCTGATCGTAACGCTCGGCATCTATTATTTCCTGCCCTTCGTGCGCTGGGATCGCGGCCCGGACGCGCCGGGCCAGGCGGTGCTTGTCGATTTCGCGCATCAGCGCTTCTACTTCTTCTTCATCGAGATCTGGCCGCAGGAAGTCTATTACATCACCGGCCTTCTCATTCTGGCGGCGCTCGCACTGTTTCTGATGAACGCGGTCGGCGGCCGCGTCTGGTGCGGCTATCTCTGCCCGCAGACTGTTTGGACCGATCTGTTTCTCGCCGTCGAGCGCTTTGTCGAAGGCGATCGTCGTTCGCGCATCCGGCTCGAGAACGCGCCGTGGAGCGTTGCGAAGCTCATCCGCCGCAGCGTCAAGCATACGATCTGGCTGGCGATTGCCTGGTGGACCGGCGGCGCCTGGGTTCTCTATTTCGCCGATGCGCCGACTTTGGTGCACCAGCTTGCGACTTTGACCGCGCCGCCGATGGCGTGGATCTGGATCGGCATCCTGACGGCGACGACCTATACGCTTGCCGGGCATATGCGTGAGCAGGTCTGCACCTATATGTGCCCATGGCCGCGCATCCAGGCGGCGCTGACGGACGAGGACGCGCTCACCGTCACCTATCGCTATGACCGCGGCGAGCCGCGCGGCCACTACAAGAAGAACGAAGCGCTGCGTCTTGCCGGACTTCCGGCGGGCGATTGCGTCGACTGCTTCCAGTGCCTGCACGCCTGTCCGACAGGCGTCGATATCCGCGACGGCAATCAGCTCGCCTGCGTCAATTGCGGCCTGTGCGTCGATGCCTGCGATTCCGTTATGACGAAGCTCAACCGTCCGACAGGCCTCATCGCTTATGACAACGACGCCAATATCCGCCGCCGCCTTGCGGGCGAGAAGGAAGTGCGCCGTATCGTGCGGCCGCGCACGATCCTTTATGCCGGGCTCATTCTGTTTGTTGCGGGGATCATGGCGTTTGCGCTCGGCACGCGCGAAGTCTCAGGCATCAGCGTGCTGCACGACCGAAACCCCGTCTATATCCGCCTGTCCGACGGCACGATCCGCAACGGCTATACGCTGCGTCTCCTCAACAAGCTCGGCACGGAAGCGCGTTTTGCGCTTTCGGTGACCGGTCTCAACGGCGCCGAAATCGAAGCCGTCGGTATCGCCGAAACGGAAAGCGGCCGGCCGGTTGTGATGGTGCGGCCCGATCAGACGCAGGAAGTGCGGCTGCTCGTGACCTATCGCGACGAACTTCCGCCGCAGGCCAGTATCCGCATCGGCATCGTCGCAACGCCCGTTTCGGGCGGTGAGGCGGCCATCGCCTATGACTATTTCAAGGGGCCCTGA
- the ccoP gene encoding cytochrome-c oxidase, cbb3-type subunit III, which translates to MAHDDKPGVDQVTGRETTGHEWDGIRELNTPLPRWWLWTLYATIVWAVGYWIFYPAWPLVTSYTTGVSGWMTRTAVEDSIAELHAIRGETGKKIISAGLSEIENTPDLLSYARAQGKAAFATNCATCHGSGASGAVGYPNLNDDDWLWGGTLDQIATTIRHGVRSADQKAHSGVMLPFGRTGMLQRPQVDLVVDYVRSLSGLEVRAGSDLPAGAAIFKQNCASCHGDDGKGKRDTGAPNLTDVIWLYGSSREDVFQSVWNGRGGVMPNWQGRLDEATIKSLAVYVHTLGGGE; encoded by the coding sequence ATGGCTCACGATGACAAGCCCGGCGTCGATCAGGTCACCGGCCGTGAAACGACTGGCCATGAATGGGACGGCATCCGCGAACTGAACACGCCGCTGCCGCGCTGGTGGCTGTGGACGCTTTACGCAACGATCGTCTGGGCGGTCGGCTACTGGATTTTTTATCCGGCCTGGCCGCTCGTGACGAGCTATACCACCGGTGTTTCCGGCTGGATGACGCGCACGGCCGTCGAAGACAGCATTGCCGAACTCCATGCGATCCGCGGGGAGACCGGAAAGAAAATCATCAGCGCCGGCCTGTCCGAGATCGAAAATACGCCCGATCTCCTGTCCTATGCGCGTGCGCAGGGAAAGGCGGCCTTCGCGACGAACTGCGCGACCTGTCACGGTTCGGGCGCCTCCGGTGCGGTCGGCTATCCCAATCTCAACGACGACGACTGGCTGTGGGGCGGGACACTCGATCAGATCGCAACGACGATCCGCCATGGCGTGCGCTCCGCCGATCAGAAAGCCCATTCCGGCGTGATGCTGCCTTTTGGCCGGACCGGCATGCTGCAGCGGCCGCAGGTCGATCTTGTGGTCGATTATGTGCGCTCGCTCTCGGGTCTCGAGGTTCGGGCAGGGAGCGACCTTCCCGCGGGTGCGGCGATCTTCAAGCAGAATTGCGCCTCGTGTCATGGCGACGACGGAAAAGGCAAGCGTGACACGGGCGCGCCGAACCTCACCGATGTCATCTGGCTCTACGGATCGAGCCGCGAAGATGTGTTTCAGAGCGTCTGGAACGGCCGCGGCGGCGTGATGCCGAACTGGCAGGGACGCCTCGACGAGGCGACCATCAAGTCGCTTGCGGTCTACGTGCATACTTTGGGCGGAGGCGAATAG
- a CDS encoding cbb3-type cytochrome c oxidase subunit 3: MSDIYTSLAEFAQTWGLVLFVVGFLGVVMYALAPRNKKKFDRAARMPLDEDE, translated from the coding sequence ATGAGCGACATCTACACCTCGCTTGCCGAGTTTGCGCAGACTTGGGGTCTCGTGCTGTTCGTCGTCGGCTTTCTCGGCGTCGTCATGTATGCGCTCGCGCCGCGCAACAAGAAGAAGTTCGATCGCGCGGCGCGCATGCCGCTGGATGAGGACGAGTGA
- the ccoO gene encoding cytochrome-c oxidase, cbb3-type subunit II, which translates to MSIWNRHKIFETNSAILLIGVLIVISIGGLVEIAPLFYLKSTIETVDGMRPYSPLELAGRNIYVREGCYNCHSQQIRPLRDEVERYGHYSLAAESMYDRPFQWGSKRTGPDLARLGGRYSDAWHKEHLDDPRRAVPESIMPSYPQLGKSPLEAQEIAQDMRVQAALGVPYTPEMIEKAIADLRTQATTDGDDQDALLARYPKAQARDFDGDPSRLTEADALIAYLQMLGTLVDFKLYDNKANIR; encoded by the coding sequence ATGTCGATCTGGAACAGACACAAAATCTTCGAGACGAATTCGGCGATCCTCCTGATCGGCGTCCTGATCGTGATCTCGATCGGCGGCCTCGTGGAGATTGCGCCTCTCTTTTATCTGAAGAGCACCATCGAGACAGTAGACGGCATGCGGCCCTATTCGCCGCTCGAACTTGCCGGACGCAACATCTATGTCCGCGAGGGCTGCTACAATTGCCATTCGCAGCAAATCCGTCCGCTGCGCGATGAAGTCGAACGCTACGGCCATTATTCGCTCGCGGCCGAGAGCATGTACGACCGGCCCTTTCAATGGGGCTCGAAACGCACAGGGCCCGACCTTGCGCGCCTCGGCGGCAGATATTCCGACGCCTGGCACAAAGAGCATCTCGACGATCCGCGCCGCGCGGTGCCCGAAAGCATCATGCCGTCCTATCCGCAGCTCGGGAAAAGTCCTCTGGAAGCTCAAGAAATTGCGCAGGACATGCGTGTGCAGGCCGCGCTCGGCGTGCCCTATACGCCGGAGATGATCGAGAAGGCGATCGCCGATCTGCGTACCCAGGCAACGACCGACGGCGACGATCAGGATGCGCTTCTTGCGCGCTATCCGAAGGCGCAGGCGCGTGATTTCGACGGCGACCCGTCACGCCTCACCGAAGCCGATGCGCTTATCGCCTATTTGCAGATGCTCGGCACGCTGGTCGATTTCAAACTCTACGACAACAAGGCGAACATCAGATGA
- the ccoN gene encoding cytochrome-c oxidase, cbb3-type subunit I, whose protein sequence is MTSATLPEKQMTTPEFLLAAFFALFALFTFIVGGLAWSSAYAFHAYLFSAASLAASLHIVNRYQARPAAPPPQEIGGKPNYNMAPVKFATIAAVFWGIAGFAVGVIIAFQLAFPVLNLGLAETAFGRLRPLHTSAVIFAFGGNVLLATSFYVVQRTCRARLAGDIAPWFVVLGYQLFIVIAATGYLLGITQGKEYAEPEWYADLFLTAVWVTYFGVFVATLAKRKEPHIYVANWFYLGFIVTIAVLHLVNNAAIPVSVLSPKSYIVWSGVQDAMVQWWYGHNAVGFFLTAGFLALMYYFIPKRADRPVYSYRLSIIHFWALIFLYIWAGPHHLHYTALPDWAQTLGATFSIMLWMPSWGGMINGLMTLSGAWDKLRTDPVLRMMVVAVAFYGMSTFEGPLMSLKAVNSLSHYTDWTIGHVHSGALGWVAYISFGAIYCLVPWLWNRREVYSLKLVNWHFWISTLGIVLYITSMWVAGILQGLMWRAYTSLGFLEYSFVESVEAMHIFYVIRALGGVLFLAGAAIMAFNIWMTVKGAEPEQVSDMRALAPAE, encoded by the coding sequence ATGACCAGCGCCACTCTGCCGGAAAAGCAAATGACGACGCCTGAGTTCCTGCTCGCGGCGTTCTTCGCACTTTTTGCCCTGTTCACCTTTATCGTCGGCGGCCTGGCATGGTCTTCGGCCTATGCATTTCACGCCTATCTGTTTTCGGCGGCATCGCTGGCGGCCAGCCTTCATATCGTCAACCGCTATCAGGCGCGCCCGGCTGCGCCGCCGCCACAGGAAATCGGCGGCAAGCCCAATTACAATATGGCGCCGGTAAAGTTTGCGACGATCGCCGCCGTCTTCTGGGGCATTGCCGGTTTCGCCGTCGGCGTCATCATCGCCTTTCAGCTCGCCTTTCCCGTGCTCAATCTCGGCCTTGCGGAAACCGCGTTCGGGCGCTTGCGGCCGCTGCACACATCGGCCGTGATTTTCGCCTTCGGCGGCAATGTCCTTCTGGCGACGAGCTTCTATGTCGTGCAGCGCACATGCCGCGCGCGCCTTGCCGGCGATATCGCGCCGTGGTTCGTCGTGCTCGGCTATCAGCTCTTCATCGTCATTGCAGCGACGGGCTACCTCCTCGGCATTACGCAGGGGAAGGAATATGCCGAGCCGGAATGGTATGCCGATCTGTTTCTGACGGCCGTCTGGGTCACCTATTTCGGCGTCTTCGTCGCGACGCTCGCCAAGCGCAAAGAGCCGCACATCTATGTGGCGAATTGGTTCTATCTCGGCTTCATCGTCACGATTGCGGTTCTGCATCTCGTGAACAATGCAGCGATTCCGGTCTCCGTGCTGTCGCCGAAATCCTACATCGTCTGGTCGGGCGTGCAGGATGCCATGGTGCAGTGGTGGTACGGGCACAACGCGGTCGGCTTCTTCCTGACTGCCGGCTTCCTTGCGCTGATGTACTACTTCATCCCCAAGCGCGCCGACCGTCCGGTCTATTCCTATCGCCTGTCGATCATCCATTTCTGGGCGCTGATCTTCCTCTATATCTGGGCGGGTCCGCATCATCTGCACTACACGGCGCTGCCGGACTGGGCGCAGACGCTCGGCGCGACCTTCTCGATCATGCTGTGGATGCCGTCCTGGGGCGGCATGATCAACGGACTGATGACGCTGTCCGGCGCCTGGGACAAGCTGCGCACCGACCCCGTTCTGCGCATGATGGTCGTCGCTGTCGCCTTCTACGGCATGTCGACGTTTGAAGGCCCGTTAATGTCGCTGAAGGCGGTCAATTCGCTCAGCCATTACACGGACTGGACGATCGGCCATGTGCATTCCGGCGCGCTCGGCTGGGTCGCCTATATTTCCTTCGGCGCGATCTATTGCCTTGTCCCATGGCTGTGGAACCGGCGTGAAGTCTATTCGCTGAAGCTCGTCAATTGGCACTTCTGGATTTCGACGCTCGGCATTGTTCTCTACATCACCTCGATGTGGGTCGCCGGCATCCTTCAGGGCCTGATGTGGCGTGCCTACACCTCGCTCGGCTTCCTCGAATACTCGTTCGTCGAGTCGGTCGAGGCGATGCACATCTTCTACGTCATCCGCGCGCTCGGCGGTGTCCTGTTCCTCGCAGGCGCTGCGATCATGGCCTTCAACATCTGGATGACGGTGAAGGGCGCCGAGCCGGAACAGGTCTCGGACATGCGCGCTCTCGCGCCTGCGGAATAG